One Osmerus mordax isolate fOsmMor3 chromosome 26, fOsmMor3.pri, whole genome shotgun sequence DNA segment encodes these proteins:
- the hapln4 gene encoding hyaluronan and proteoglycan link protein 4: MMVFTKAPVLTTGIAAFTCLLATLSVTSLPADLEKGRRRVVHVLEDETGAVIVQTAPGKVVSHRGGSITLPCRFHHEPENSDPDHVRIKWTKVTDALQFVDVFVALGRQQRAFGGYLGRVSLEQAGPEDASVVIHNVTLDDYGRYECEVTNDMEDDTGFVNLDLEGVVFPYYTPVGRYKLNYQQAEEACRGQDAILASHSQLHKAWLEGLDWCNAGWLEDGSVQYPISHPRDECGRKDTPAGVRNYGYRHKEDERYDAFCFTSNLNGKVYFLKRFKKVNYAEAVKACLRDGSSVAKVGHLYAAWKLQLLDRCEAGWLEDGSIRYPIVNPRARCGGAQPGVRNLGFPDKKFRLYGVFCFRRNKVDADGRPTRLPALRNGSNDLPMNTTRSV, translated from the exons ATGATG GTGTTCACCAAGGCCCCGGTCCTGACCACGGGGATAGCGGCGTTCACCTGTCTACTCGCCACCCTGTCCGTGACCTCCCTCCCAGCAGAtctagagaaagggaggaggagggtagtcCACGTACTCG AGGACGAGACTGGGGCGGTGATCGTGCAGACGGCTCCCGGTAAGGTGGTCAGTCACCGCGGGGGCTCCATCACGCTGCCCTGCCGGTTCCACCACGAGCCCGAGAACTCCGACCCGGACCACGTCCGCATCAAGTGGACCAAGGTGACGGACGCGCTGCAGTTCGTGGACGTGTTTGTGGCACTGGGCCGCCAGCAGAGGGCGTTCGGGGGGTACCTGGGACGGGTGTCCCTGGAGCAGGCTGGCCCGGAAGACGCCTCTGTGGTCATCCACAACGTCACGCTGGACGACTACGGGCGCTACGAGTGCGAGGTGACCAACGACATGGAGGACGACACGGGATTCGTTAACCTCGACCTTGAAG GCGTGGTGTTCCCCTACTACACTCCAGTGGGACGCTACAAGCTCAACTACCAGCAGGCAGAGGAGGCGTGCCGAGGCCAAGATGCCATCCTGGCCTCCCATTCCCAGCTACACAAGGcctggctggaggggctggactgGTGCaacgctggctggctggaggatgGCTCGGTCCAGTACCCAATCTCCCACCCCCGGGACGAGTGTGGCAGGAAGGATACCCCTGCGGGGGTCCGTAACTACGGTTACAGACACAAGGAGGACGAGCGCTACGACGCCTTCTGCTTCACCTCCAACCTTaacg gtAAGGTTTACTTCCTGAAGCGCTTCAAGAAGGTGAATTACGCCGAGGCTGTGAAGGCCTGCCTGCGCGACGGCTCGTCCGTGGCCAAGGTGGGGCATCTGTACGCCGCCTGGAAGCTCCAGCTTCTGGATCGCTGCGAGGCCGGCTGGCTGGAGGACGGCAGCATCCGGTACCCCATAGTGAACCCCCGCGCCCGCTGTGGCGGAGCCCAGCCCGGCGTCCGCAACCTGGGCTTCCCCGATAAGAAGTTCCGCCTCTACGGGGTCTTCTGCTTCCGCAGGAACAAAGTTGATGCGGATGGTAGACCCACACGGCTCCCGGCACTGAGGAACGGCAGCAACGACCTCCCCATGAACACAACCAGGTCCGTTTAG
- the tm6sf2b gene encoding transmembrane 6 superfamily member 2b: protein MEVFVFLFSLTALGVLYTMNNVPELQEPYVILQVGAAVLVFVFLVYLLMAWRNPPKDLLFFAFAVFSFTCVIDLVSALQHDGWITGFMEFYQKAGEPYLGTAYGIMMCYWDGIVHFILYLFMICRITERKDYRIMGLFWAGSLLANMSIFVTGIVVGKHGSDIRPAFWLNIPFLLVPVWGAISVFTSAKSKQLTGGYNAMFVQCMRLIWRPQDLMLVLLALAAMAFTIFRGLVALDAPLEACTIYLKQYEPYLKDPVGYPRVMMLHFLFYGVPLLGALVYGLVEPGCNWMPDLSVFFAGAMAQCQFAHMGGSLHSRTMAPYRIPGDAFLVVMAANLVYVAIPQIIAMRCTENPNFFLTVSSFPGQTGLPYSKEKDTLITNKIKSS from the exons ATGGAAGTATTTGTTTTCCTATTTTCCTTGACGGCCCTCGGGGTCCTCTATACTATGAACAATGTTCCGGAGTTGCAAGA aCCTTATGTCATCCTGCAGGTCGGTGCTGCAGtgctggtgtttgtgtttctagTGTACCTCCTGATGGCATGGCGTAACCCACCAAAAGACCTCCTATTCTTCG CGTTTGCAGTTTTCTCCTTTACGTGTGTCATCGACCTTGTAAGTGCTCTGCAACACGACGGCTGGATCACTGGATTCATGGAGTTTTACCAGAAAGCG ggggagccgTACCTTGGAACAGCCTACGGCATCATGATGTGCTACTGGGACGGAATCGTGCACTTCATCCTGTACCTGTTCATGATCTGCCGCATCACTGAGAG GAAGGACTATCGCATCATGGGTCTCTTCTGGGCCGGTTCCCTGCTGGCCAACATGAGTATCTTTGTCACCGGAATCGTTGTAG GTAAACACGGGTCAGATATTCGCCCTGCCTTCTGGCTCAACATCCCCTTCCTGCTGGTGCCTGTATGGGGGGCGATCTCAGTCTTCACCAGCGCCAAGTCCAAGCAGCTGACTGGTGGATACAAT GCCATGTTCGTACAATGCATGAGGCTGATCTGGCGTCCTCAGGACTTGATGCTGGTGCTGTTGGCGCTGGCTGCCATGGCCTTCACCATCTTCAGGGGCCTG GTGGCTCTTGACGCACCCCTGGAGGCCTGTACCATCTACCTCAAGCAGTACGAGCCTTACCTGAAGGACCCCGTGGGCTACCCCAGGGTTATG ATGCTGCACTTCCTGTTTTACGGCGTGCCCCTCCTGGGTGCGCTGGTGTACGGCCTCGTGGAGCCCGGCTGCAACTGGATGCCTGACCTCAGCGTGTTCTTCGCCGGAGCCATGGCCCAG TGCCAGTTTGCCCATATGGGAGGCTCCCTCCACTCTCGTACAATGGCCCCCTATCGTATCCCTGGAGACGCCTTCCTGGTTGTCATGGCTGCCAACCTGGTGTACGTCGCCATCCCTCAGATCATCGCCATGCGCTGCACCGAAAACCCCAACTTCTTCCTCACTGTGTCTTCCTTCCCCGGCCAGACCGGGCTGCCTTACAGCAAGGAGAAAGACACCTTGATAACCAACAAGATTAAGAGCTCTTGA